A single genomic interval of Halalkalibaculum roseum harbors:
- a CDS encoding acyl-CoA dehydrogenase, translated as MGKQSFNKDDAFLFESELKEDDRMIMETAREYAQSKLEPRALKGNQEEYFDQDIATEMGDLGLLGSYLPPEYGGVNASQTAYGLIAREVERVDSGYRSFMSVQSSLVMYPIFTFGTDEQKERFLPKLATGELVGCFGLTEPDHGSDPGSMSTTAIKTDGGWILNGAKMWITNSPIADVAVVWAKAKENKEDEGVIRGFLVEKDMEGFSAPETKYKMSLRASETGELVFEDVFVPDENTFPDIKGLKGPFMCLNSARYGIVWGAVGAAEFCYQKARQYVMERKQFGHPIGANQIPQTKLADMLTDITQMQLLAWRLGELKDSGRLHPSMVSLAKRNNCGKALEIARVSRDMHGANGITGDYRVIHHVMNLESVNTYEGTYDIHGLILGRELTGIQAFTPKGNG; from the coding sequence ATGGGGAAACAAAGTTTCAACAAAGATGACGCATTTCTTTTTGAATCAGAGCTCAAGGAAGATGATCGCATGATCATGGAGACGGCTCGGGAATACGCCCAAAGCAAGCTCGAGCCCCGTGCTCTAAAAGGCAACCAGGAAGAGTATTTCGATCAGGATATCGCTACCGAAATGGGAGACCTCGGACTATTGGGCTCCTATCTCCCACCCGAATACGGTGGTGTTAATGCCAGTCAGACAGCCTATGGACTCATTGCCCGGGAAGTAGAACGCGTAGATTCGGGCTATCGCTCCTTTATGTCAGTTCAGTCATCCTTGGTAATGTATCCCATCTTCACCTTCGGCACTGATGAGCAAAAAGAACGATTTCTTCCCAAGCTGGCAACCGGAGAACTGGTCGGGTGTTTTGGACTCACCGAACCGGATCACGGTTCCGATCCCGGCTCGATGTCTACCACTGCTATAAAAACTGATGGCGGCTGGATTCTAAACGGTGCCAAGATGTGGATTACCAATTCTCCCATTGCTGATGTAGCCGTAGTCTGGGCAAAGGCCAAAGAGAATAAGGAGGATGAGGGCGTCATTCGCGGATTTTTGGTGGAAAAAGATATGGAAGGCTTTTCTGCTCCCGAAACCAAGTATAAAATGTCGCTGCGTGCATCTGAAACCGGCGAGCTGGTCTTCGAGGATGTCTTTGTACCTGACGAGAATACCTTCCCGGATATCAAAGGACTCAAAGGTCCCTTCATGTGTCTGAACAGTGCCCGCTATGGTATTGTGTGGGGAGCCGTCGGGGCCGCCGAGTTTTGCTACCAGAAAGCCAGACAGTACGTGATGGAAAGAAAACAGTTCGGACATCCAATCGGTGCGAACCAGATTCCGCAGACCAAGCTGGCTGATATGCTTACTGATATCACCCAGATGCAATTACTTGCCTGGAGACTCGGAGAACTCAAGGATAGTGGTAGACTTCACCCCTCAATGGTATCGCTGGCCAAACGCAACAACTGTGGGAAAGCGCTCGAAATTGCCCGCGTTTCCAGGGATATGCACGGGGCAAACGGAATAACCGGCGATTATCGCGTGATTCATCATGTTATGAACCTGGAGTCGGTCAATACCTATGAAGGAACCTACGACATCCATGGTCTCATCCTTGGAAGGGAACTAACAGGCATCCAAGCCTTCACTCCCAAAGGAAACGGGTAA
- a CDS encoding acyl-CoA dehydrogenase family protein, which yields MSTDVLNPPQSLSFELSEDQQMIRDSVKDFAERYIAPDVKERDASKQFPHELVQKLAEQGLLGMVHEEKYNGGGVGHVSFCLMLEEIARWDASLALTVASHTSLASGHIALAGNDEQKKKYLSQLTTGEKLGAWCLTEPGSGSDASGMKTTAVKKGDKWILNGSKIFITQGSVGGIYVVLAKTDPTKGTKGISTFIVEREWDGVQPGGKMEKLGMNSSDTTEVYFEDVEIPAENLLGKEGYGFIDTMKVLDGGRIGIGALSVGIARGALEESLKYSRERKQFGSPIGDFQSIENKLANMATEIDAARFLVHRAAWLKDQGKPFTKEVSMAKLFSSELAVRAADEAIQIHGGYGYIKEYHVERFLRDAKLMTIGEGTSEVQRMIIARELKKEFGA from the coding sequence ATGAGCACTGATGTCCTGAATCCACCCCAAAGTTTAAGTTTTGAACTTTCCGAAGACCAGCAAATGATACGCGACAGCGTGAAGGATTTTGCGGAGCGGTACATAGCACCCGATGTCAAAGAACGTGATGCCAGTAAACAGTTCCCTCATGAGTTGGTACAGAAGCTGGCTGAGCAAGGATTGCTCGGTATGGTGCATGAAGAAAAGTACAATGGCGGCGGAGTAGGACATGTCAGCTTTTGTCTGATGCTGGAAGAGATTGCACGATGGGATGCCTCACTGGCACTGACCGTTGCCTCACATACTTCACTGGCTTCCGGACATATTGCGCTTGCCGGCAATGATGAACAGAAAAAGAAATACCTATCTCAATTAACCACCGGTGAAAAACTAGGTGCCTGGTGCTTGACGGAACCCGGTTCGGGCAGTGACGCATCAGGAATGAAAACTACGGCAGTAAAAAAAGGAGACAAATGGATTCTCAACGGCTCAAAAATATTTATTACCCAGGGATCCGTTGGCGGCATCTACGTCGTACTGGCCAAAACCGATCCTACTAAGGGAACCAAAGGTATAAGCACCTTTATTGTTGAACGCGAGTGGGATGGAGTGCAGCCCGGCGGAAAGATGGAGAAGCTGGGGATGAATTCTTCCGATACTACCGAAGTATATTTTGAAGATGTGGAAATACCTGCTGAAAATCTCTTAGGTAAAGAGGGGTATGGTTTTATTGATACTATGAAAGTTCTAGATGGCGGACGCATCGGCATCGGGGCCCTATCAGTGGGTATAGCACGCGGAGCTTTAGAAGAATCACTGAAATATTCCCGGGAGCGCAAGCAGTTTGGTTCCCCCATCGGTGATTTTCAGTCCATCGAAAACAAGCTGGCCAACATGGCCACTGAGATCGATGCCGCTCGCTTCCTGGTTCATCGCGCCGCATGGCTTAAAGACCAGGGCAAGCCTTTCACAAAGGAAGTTTCCATGGCCAAACTCTTTTCTTCCGAGTTGGCAGTACGTGCGGCTGATGAGGCCATACAAATCCATGGAGGTTACGGCTATATTAAGGAGTACCATGTTGAGCGATTCCTTCGGGATGCCAAGCTGATGACCATCGGGGAAGGTACCTCCGAAGTCCAGCGAATGATCATCGCCAGGGAGCTAAAGAAAGAATTCGGGGCTTAA
- a CDS encoding ferredoxin family protein encodes MKLLKLTERLGLVSYRNQAKSEIKPHIVVDTDICNSTCPHKCTTYVCPANCYTMDEEGTVHFQVEDCIECGTCMYACDQGAVDWNYPDPEIGRGVTWNFG; translated from the coding sequence ATGAAGTTACTGAAATTAACCGAACGTCTGGGACTGGTAAGCTATCGCAACCAGGCAAAGTCCGAAATCAAACCCCACATTGTGGTGGATACGGACATTTGCAATTCAACCTGTCCCCACAAATGTACTACATATGTTTGTCCCGCGAATTGCTATACTATGGACGAAGAAGGTACAGTCCATTTCCAGGTTGAGGATTGTATTGAATGCGGCACGTGCATGTATGCTTGCGATCAGGGTGCGGTAGACTGGAATTATCCGGATCCCGAAATCGGACGCGGTGTTACATGGAATTTTGGATAG
- a CDS encoding FAD-dependent oxidoreductase, which produces MDEKFDCIIVGAGVAGLAAAMTLARNNMKFLLIEKGEFAGSKNVSGGVLWGSDLAKLVPEYWEEKDGGWERFINHRRLTFLDDQSSFSIDFKSSHFNETPYTGVVVLRSKFDRWLADKVENAIAESDYAMDSFIATNIKVDEVLMEDGKAVGIRTGEEEFHANSVIIAEGVNNLLTRQVGLQDDYVPADHVLTGIKEVIRYDQEQLEDRFQLNGLSGMSNEYIGYATDGVEGGGFLYTNRDTISIGLVLGLKDLREKRKSPHDILNHFKDHPAVRDTIRGGEVVEYSAHVVSSGDKRIMPKELYKDGVLICGEAANLLMNAGKAIQGMDYAMRSGILAAETIVDAKEKDDFTSNTLKNYRKALDESYVMKDMNGFQDAVHMLHSPEMFKDVPNLVCDFGRKFFSIKNEPTKKSRKMLAESVKEHSSYWDLIKLGLKGAKSL; this is translated from the coding sequence GTGGACGAAAAATTTGACTGTATCATCGTTGGTGCCGGGGTTGCCGGATTGGCAGCTGCCATGACTCTTGCCCGAAATAACATGAAATTCCTGCTCATTGAGAAGGGTGAGTTTGCCGGCTCCAAAAATGTCTCTGGTGGTGTTCTTTGGGGAAGCGATCTGGCCAAATTGGTTCCAGAATACTGGGAAGAAAAAGACGGGGGCTGGGAACGTTTCATCAATCACCGCAGACTTACTTTTCTGGATGATCAATCATCATTTTCTATTGATTTTAAATCCTCGCATTTCAATGAAACACCATACACCGGTGTCGTAGTCCTGCGCTCCAAGTTTGATCGCTGGCTGGCCGACAAAGTAGAAAATGCCATTGCTGAGAGTGATTACGCAATGGATTCCTTCATCGCTACCAATATCAAAGTAGATGAAGTGTTAATGGAGGATGGCAAGGCAGTCGGTATTCGTACCGGTGAAGAAGAGTTTCATGCCAACAGCGTGATAATAGCCGAGGGTGTTAACAACCTGCTCACGCGTCAGGTAGGCTTGCAGGACGATTATGTTCCTGCTGACCATGTGCTTACAGGTATTAAAGAAGTCATCCGCTACGATCAGGAACAGCTGGAAGATCGTTTTCAGCTGAATGGATTGAGTGGCATGTCCAATGAATACATTGGCTATGCTACTGACGGAGTAGAAGGCGGAGGATTCTTATACACCAACAGGGATACCATTTCCATTGGACTGGTTCTCGGCCTGAAGGATTTACGAGAGAAGCGCAAAAGTCCGCATGATATACTTAACCATTTTAAAGATCATCCTGCCGTTCGGGATACGATTCGCGGAGGCGAAGTCGTTGAATATTCGGCACACGTTGTCTCATCGGGCGACAAGCGAATCATGCCTAAAGAGCTTTATAAAGATGGCGTGCTGATTTGCGGGGAAGCTGCAAACCTGTTGATGAATGCCGGGAAAGCGATACAAGGAATGGATTATGCCATGCGATCAGGTATTCTTGCAGCTGAGACTATTGTAGATGCAAAAGAAAAAGATGACTTTACTTCCAATACGCTTAAGAACTACCGTAAAGCACTGGATGAGAGTTATGTAATGAAGGATATGAACGGTTTCCAGGATGCCGTGCATATGCTGCACAGCCCTGAGATGTTTAAGGACGTTCCAAACCTGGTATGTGATTTCGGACGAAAGTTCTTTTCCATCAAAAATGAGCCGACCAAAAAGTCACGCAAGATGTTGGCGGAATCCGTAAAAGAGCATTCTTCTTACTGGGATTTGATTAAATTAGGACTTAAAGGAGCAAAATCACTATGA
- a CDS encoding electron transfer flavoprotein subunit alpha/FixB family protein, with protein MSTLLTHIAISDGKIKRSSLEVLSRCQELANQNGHTSEAVIIDSNASDYMDEVQKYGASKIYLVEDPIFKNHINSPLLKALAKVMEASNPHVFAFASTEGTKDILGALAANQDAAVLSDVSEFDLIDGGISAKRPVMAAKILSSNEAKAEKILVSVRSGSYDLQENPTDAEVETIDFSFDESDLKLTLREIIGSSGDKIDLSEADTIVASGRGAKDEEGQKLVNELADLLNAGVGASRALTEAGIVDPSLQIGQTGKVVSPQLYFAIGISGAIQHVAGMANSKVIVAINKDPDAPIFEIADYGLVGDLYKILPPFIEELKKIKS; from the coding sequence ATGAGCACCCTACTTACACATATTGCCATTAGTGACGGAAAAATTAAACGATCTTCTCTGGAAGTGTTATCTCGATGTCAGGAACTTGCCAATCAAAACGGACATACCTCAGAAGCTGTAATTATAGACAGTAATGCTTCTGATTATATGGATGAAGTCCAAAAATATGGCGCTTCTAAAATATATTTGGTGGAAGACCCCATATTCAAAAATCATATCAATAGCCCTCTTCTTAAGGCACTTGCAAAGGTAATGGAAGCTTCTAATCCACACGTCTTTGCTTTTGCTTCTACGGAGGGTACCAAAGATATTTTGGGAGCACTCGCTGCTAACCAGGATGCCGCTGTTTTATCGGATGTATCCGAATTTGATCTGATTGACGGCGGAATCTCTGCCAAGCGTCCCGTTATGGCTGCTAAGATTCTTTCATCCAATGAGGCGAAAGCTGAGAAAATTCTGGTTTCGGTACGTTCCGGCTCCTATGACCTGCAGGAAAATCCGACTGATGCAGAAGTTGAAACCATCGACTTCTCTTTCGATGAAAGTGATCTTAAACTCACACTCCGTGAAATAATCGGGTCATCCGGCGATAAAATTGATCTCTCTGAAGCGGACACCATTGTTGCTTCCGGACGGGGAGCCAAAGATGAAGAAGGTCAGAAACTGGTCAATGAACTGGCTGATTTACTCAATGCAGGCGTTGGGGCTTCCCGTGCTCTTACGGAAGCAGGAATTGTTGATCCCAGTTTGCAAATTGGACAAACCGGTAAGGTGGTATCTCCACAGCTTTATTTCGCGATCGGGATATCCGGTGCCATTCAGCATGTAGCGGGTATGGCAAACTCTAAAGTTATTGTAGCTATCAATAAGGACCCCGATGCCCCCATTTTTGAAATAGCAGACTATGGTTTGGTTGGCGACCTTTATAAAATACTGCCACCGTTTATTGAAGAGCTGAAAAAGATTAAATCTTAA
- a CDS encoding electron transfer flavoprotein subunit beta/FixA family protein, which produces MKFYVCIKQVPDVNAPIQIKEGELIQDTSRMILNAYDASAVEEALVLAEQHGGEVEVVSVGPSKVSETIRKALAMGADKAVHIQTSSDDEYDSATYADILAAYFKDKEYDVISCGKQSQDTDAGLAGSMLAEKLDLPYATNAVGLDIEDQKLVVKRQGDAGQEIIGLPTPCLVTCSNDMNDPRIPSLKGIMQSKKKPLETVELSELGIDESNLSSKTHVTGYQEKPEREAGKKYEGEPEEIAKQVAKLLDEEENVI; this is translated from the coding sequence ATGAAATTTTACGTTTGTATCAAACAAGTACCGGATGTAAATGCTCCAATACAAATCAAAGAAGGAGAGCTGATCCAGGACACCAGTCGAATGATCCTAAATGCCTATGACGCATCAGCCGTAGAAGAGGCGCTTGTGCTGGCAGAACAACACGGAGGAGAAGTCGAGGTCGTTTCGGTAGGACCTTCTAAAGTATCTGAAACCATCCGTAAAGCGCTGGCCATGGGCGCCGATAAAGCCGTGCATATTCAAACCTCATCCGATGATGAGTATGATTCAGCAACCTATGCTGATATTCTGGCTGCGTATTTCAAAGATAAAGAATATGATGTCATCTCTTGCGGCAAGCAATCACAGGATACCGATGCCGGACTTGCCGGTAGCATGCTTGCTGAAAAACTGGATTTGCCTTATGCAACCAATGCGGTAGGATTAGATATTGAAGACCAAAAACTGGTAGTAAAACGACAGGGAGACGCCGGACAGGAAATCATTGGTTTGCCTACTCCCTGCCTTGTCACTTGCTCTAATGATATGAATGACCCTCGGATTCCCAGCCTCAAGGGCATCATGCAGTCGAAGAAAAAGCCTCTTGAAACGGTTGAGTTATCTGAGCTCGGTATTGATGAAAGTAACTTATCATCTAAAACCCACGTGACCGGATACCAGGAAAAACCCGAACGGGAAGCCGGAAAGAAATACGAAGGCGAACCGGAAGAGATAGCGAAGCAGGTAGCTAAACTGCTTGATGAAGAAGAGAATGTTATTTGA
- a CDS encoding DUF4835 family protein, whose protein sequence is MAWPDVTAEAQELNVTVQVDRSRINSASLTYMNDFADNIEAYMNEFNWVEPNFGEDEKIDATIQITLLGVDDNFNFEASIVIRSERPIYNSLQQSPLFFYNDENWVFQYTPNRALVHDMLQFDPITTLLDYYAYIILGYDFDSFSEMGGTPYYSEAQNLVSLAQAISSTGWSRTSSVRRNRAQLVSDLLNPNYQVFREASYVYHRLGLDRFLDSPKEARQEVLRALEMIRDVTRNTTNNLLFNTFFNAKYREIVRIFEDAPTDVRLKAYNILSRIDQSHLSEYNKLQ, encoded by the coding sequence ATGGCATGGCCCGATGTTACCGCTGAGGCCCAAGAACTAAATGTTACGGTACAGGTTGACCGGAGCCGCATCAACAGTGCCTCGCTGACCTATATGAATGACTTCGCAGATAATATTGAGGCATACATGAATGAGTTTAACTGGGTAGAACCGAACTTCGGTGAGGATGAAAAAATCGATGCTACTATTCAGATCACCCTGCTGGGTGTGGATGATAACTTCAACTTTGAAGCTTCCATTGTTATCAGATCCGAGCGACCCATATACAATTCGCTGCAACAATCTCCCCTTTTCTTTTACAATGATGAAAACTGGGTTTTCCAATACACCCCAAACCGTGCACTCGTTCACGATATGCTTCAGTTCGACCCCATCACCACCCTTCTTGATTACTATGCTTATATAATTTTGGGGTACGATTTTGACAGCTTTTCCGAAATGGGCGGGACTCCTTATTACAGTGAAGCACAGAATCTGGTTTCACTTGCCCAGGCTATTTCATCAACAGGATGGTCACGAACCAGCAGCGTTCGAAGAAACCGGGCGCAATTGGTTTCCGATTTGCTCAATCCCAACTACCAGGTATTCAGGGAGGCCAGCTATGTTTATCACCGCCTCGGTTTAGACCGTTTTCTGGATAGTCCCAAAGAAGCCCGCCAGGAAGTTTTACGCGCATTGGAAATGATTCGGGATGTCACCCGGAATACGACCAACAACCTGCTGTTTAATACCTTCTTTAATGCGAAATACCGCGAAATAGTACGAATATTCGAAGATGCCCCCACAGATGTTCGCCTGAAAGCATACAATATCCTCTCCAGAATAGATCAAAGCCACCTCTCAGAATACAATAAATTGCAATAG
- a CDS encoding helix-hairpin-helix domain-containing protein produces MVKQLVIGILFWLIFGQSFAFQQDSTHSDIQVEIESVLEEIDMPETETNAEQLIQLLQDLQLNPVNVNNANKDDLLLIPGVNLKIADAIISYREKHDGFQSMEELLAVRGIGPVTLTKIKPYVTTGTSGAGKKAGYGNIRYWSAGGRLQMYSRVQQKLQKAEGYKRLPVDGGYVGNEAKYYQRTHYRSRHLSVNITQEKDPGEPMGGTAGLDYLSWHVALKDNGLLKDLVVGDYSLSFGQGLVLWSGGAFGKGRETVGNANRKERGIAPYTSAQETNFYRGGAVTLGGRLQLTGFYSMRKQSAAVVSGDTLSFPQKSGLYRTLNERGRQHNLQQELYGGNLRMEFPYGYVGATAYKTVFSKYIEGSNAVSDQYEFSGLSNTVAGINYRFMIFSSTLFGEVAASENRGYGLITGMESPFGEDTEITLAYRNYTKDFQSLMADGFGEASGIPRNEEGLYLGLRHAIGNRFTVSGYFDRYYFPAPRFGTIQPNSGYDWLGLLEMNIYSNLNIYLQVRGERKEDEYTVTDILGRSVRKLGIAMRRTYRIQLEHWVNKKIRLRSRGEYVQGKKGGEDLASGYLIYQDIRVLVTPKLKIDGRVTVFETDNFNARVYQFENDLLYVMSSEMLYGEGQRFYVLLNYEPIRFLEMWAKFGITIYEDQLTVGSGLEEIMGNRRSEVGAQVRLKF; encoded by the coding sequence GTGGTAAAGCAGTTAGTGATAGGAATATTGTTCTGGTTGATATTCGGCCAGTCGTTCGCCTTTCAGCAAGATAGTACCCATTCTGATATACAAGTAGAGATCGAAAGTGTTTTGGAAGAGATCGACATGCCTGAGACAGAAACGAATGCGGAACAGCTCATTCAATTGCTGCAGGATCTACAGCTTAACCCTGTTAACGTGAACAACGCAAACAAAGATGATTTACTACTCATACCGGGAGTCAATCTCAAAATTGCAGATGCTATTATCAGTTATAGGGAAAAGCATGATGGTTTTCAAAGCATGGAAGAATTACTGGCAGTTAGGGGTATCGGTCCGGTAACGTTGACAAAGATAAAACCCTATGTAACAACTGGCACTTCAGGAGCCGGGAAAAAAGCTGGGTATGGTAATATAAGGTACTGGTCAGCCGGTGGAAGATTGCAGATGTATTCACGGGTTCAGCAAAAACTGCAAAAGGCCGAAGGGTATAAAAGATTACCCGTTGATGGCGGATATGTGGGAAATGAAGCAAAATATTATCAGCGAACTCACTATCGTAGCCGTCACTTGTCAGTAAATATAACACAGGAAAAAGATCCGGGAGAACCAATGGGAGGAACAGCCGGGCTGGATTACCTCTCCTGGCATGTGGCACTAAAAGATAACGGGCTGCTCAAAGACCTAGTGGTCGGCGACTATTCCCTGTCTTTTGGACAAGGTTTGGTGCTCTGGAGTGGCGGGGCTTTCGGAAAAGGGCGGGAAACGGTTGGAAATGCCAATAGAAAAGAGCGGGGCATAGCCCCTTATACTTCAGCCCAGGAGACCAATTTTTATCGAGGCGGGGCCGTGACCCTGGGTGGAAGGCTCCAACTGACCGGATTCTACTCCATGAGGAAACAGAGTGCAGCCGTGGTATCGGGCGATACACTAAGCTTTCCGCAAAAGTCGGGACTTTATAGGACCTTAAATGAAAGGGGAAGGCAGCATAACCTCCAACAGGAACTCTACGGTGGAAACTTGAGAATGGAGTTCCCTTACGGGTACGTAGGCGCCACGGCTTATAAAACGGTTTTTAGCAAATATATCGAGGGTAGCAATGCCGTTTCTGACCAATACGAATTTTCGGGATTAAGCAATACGGTAGCAGGAATCAATTACCGATTCATGATTTTTTCTTCCACTTTATTCGGGGAAGTGGCAGCCAGTGAAAACCGGGGATATGGCTTAATCACAGGGATGGAAAGTCCTTTTGGAGAGGATACTGAAATAACGTTGGCATACAGAAACTATACTAAGGATTTCCAATCCCTCATGGCGGATGGTTTTGGCGAAGCCTCAGGCATACCCAGGAATGAAGAGGGGTTATACCTGGGTCTCAGACATGCTATCGGCAACAGATTCACAGTCAGCGGTTATTTCGACCGGTACTATTTTCCGGCACCTCGATTCGGAACGATACAACCTAATAGTGGTTACGACTGGCTTGGATTGTTAGAGATGAATATATATTCAAACCTCAATATTTATCTTCAGGTACGCGGTGAACGCAAGGAAGATGAATATACGGTCACAGATATACTTGGCAGGTCTGTCAGAAAGCTGGGAATCGCCATGCGAAGAACATATCGGATTCAGCTTGAGCACTGGGTCAATAAAAAGATACGTCTGCGAAGTCGCGGTGAATACGTTCAGGGAAAAAAGGGTGGAGAGGATCTGGCTTCCGGCTACCTGATCTATCAAGATATCCGAGTATTGGTAACACCCAAACTAAAAATTGATGGCAGGGTTACCGTATTCGAGACCGATAATTTTAATGCCCGGGTTTACCAGTTCGAAAATGACCTGCTGTATGTGATGTCCAGTGAGATGTTATACGGAGAAGGGCAGCGCTTTTATGTTTTACTCAACTATGAACCTATCCGATTTCTGGAAATGTGGGCCAAGTTTGGGATTACAATCTATGAAGATCAGTTAACAGTCGGCAGTGGATTGGAAGAAATTATGGGTAACAGACGCAGTGAAGTTGGGGCACAGGTGAGATTGAAGTTTTAG
- a CDS encoding SLC13 family permease, producing the protein MKLLMGYELILILVVLFLAFFALAIDLWSPDAVLLTALVLVTVGGVLNLEQALRGFGNSTLLALGSLYIIAAALRESGALDRASEFILGKETRSIRRILIRLCPSVTLYSAFLNNTPIVAMGIPAIRSWSKKNRVPVSKLLMPLSFAAILGGICTLIGTSTNLITHGLLQSHGMPGFSFFELSLLGVPCAIAGLFYLIVISPKLTPARRDIRYQEEKKRELLVELEITQGANVVGQSVEESGLKTFPGFYLSRINRDDREIAPVPDEEELRAGDHLLYAAQGGVAAKVPDLSGYPGLQLALLPPREIKSDRKMNRELHQVVVKEGSRLVGATIEEGKLLDRFGAAVTGVRRKGKRIDQPLGDFILHAGDVLLLDTGRGFRGAYEETPDFFLTSEAGGEGPGEKKNIKEQRPGGKDLYVSVAVLFGVIAMAAFGGMHIALAGILGVVVLLTFGVIEAGEARESVDWTVLIVIGAALGLGSAMEESGAAEIIASWLVEFTSAYGARTVLAGVVITTVILTEIITNNGAVALMFPIVLSVAESQGFEARGLFIAMTIAASMSLITPIGYQTNLMVYGPGNYKFTDFFKVGFPLQITLWAIVIILAPIIWPM; encoded by the coding sequence ATGAAACTGTTAATGGGGTATGAGCTGATCTTAATTCTAGTCGTATTGTTCCTGGCATTTTTTGCCTTGGCAATAGACCTCTGGAGTCCCGATGCCGTTTTGCTTACGGCATTGGTACTGGTGACGGTTGGCGGAGTACTTAATTTGGAACAGGCCCTTCGAGGCTTCGGAAATTCCACATTGCTTGCTTTGGGGAGTCTATATATTATAGCTGCAGCCCTGAGGGAAAGCGGGGCATTAGACCGAGCCAGTGAATTTATTTTGGGAAAAGAAACCCGGAGCATCAGGCGAATTCTTATTAGACTCTGTCCGAGTGTTACGCTCTATTCGGCTTTTCTTAATAATACCCCCATTGTGGCCATGGGTATTCCCGCTATTCGAAGCTGGTCAAAAAAGAACCGGGTACCGGTCTCAAAATTGTTGATGCCGCTCTCTTTTGCAGCTATCCTTGGTGGGATTTGCACATTGATAGGTACCAGTACCAACCTGATCACTCACGGGCTCTTGCAGTCTCATGGGATGCCCGGTTTTTCGTTCTTTGAGCTCTCTCTGTTGGGAGTTCCGTGTGCGATCGCCGGACTCTTTTATTTAATAGTTATATCTCCCAAGCTGACACCGGCACGACGGGATATCCGTTACCAGGAAGAAAAGAAGCGTGAATTACTGGTAGAACTCGAAATTACCCAAGGCGCAAACGTAGTGGGTCAAAGCGTAGAGGAGAGCGGACTTAAGACCTTTCCCGGATTCTACCTTTCCAGAATTAATCGTGACGATCGTGAAATTGCTCCCGTACCAGATGAAGAGGAACTGAGGGCCGGGGATCACCTATTATATGCAGCTCAAGGTGGGGTGGCAGCAAAAGTACCGGATCTTTCCGGTTATCCCGGTTTGCAACTGGCACTGTTGCCACCTAGGGAAATAAAGAGCGACCGGAAGATGAACAGGGAACTTCACCAGGTTGTCGTCAAGGAAGGGTCCCGTCTTGTCGGTGCCACTATTGAGGAAGGAAAGTTACTGGATCGATTCGGTGCTGCGGTAACCGGGGTACGTCGTAAAGGGAAGCGCATAGATCAACCACTGGGTGATTTTATTCTACATGCCGGTGATGTATTGCTTCTGGATACAGGTCGCGGTTTCCGGGGAGCTTATGAAGAGACCCCAGACTTTTTTCTAACGAGTGAAGCAGGGGGAGAGGGTCCGGGAGAAAAGAAAAACATCAAAGAGCAGCGTCCCGGTGGAAAAGATTTGTATGTTTCTGTTGCGGTGCTTTTTGGTGTCATTGCCATGGCCGCCTTTGGAGGCATGCACATTGCCCTGGCAGGTATACTAGGCGTTGTCGTTTTACTAACATTTGGGGTGATTGAGGCCGGGGAGGCCCGTGAATCCGTAGATTGGACGGTATTAATTGTAATTGGAGCGGCGTTGGGGCTTGGCAGTGCCATGGAAGAGAGTGGAGCCGCAGAAATTATTGCAAGCTGGCTGGTTGAATTTACCAGTGCTTATGGTGCCAGAACAGTACTCGCCGGTGTGGTCATTACGACCGTAATACTCACTGAAATTATTACAAACAATGGAGCAGTAGCACTAATGTTTCCCATTGTACTCTCCGTAGCTGAATCCCAGGGATTTGAGGCCAGAGGTTTGTTTATTGCAATGACTATAGCTGCTTCCATGTCGTTGATTACTCCAATTGGGTATCAAACTAATCTGATGGTTTATGGACCGGGTAACTACAAGTTTACCGACTTTTTCAAAGTAGGCTTTCCCCTTCAAATCACGTTATGGGCTATTGTCATAATACTGGCGCCTATCATTTGGCCTATGTAA